From the genome of Candidatus Krumholzibacteriia bacterium:
CGCGCACATGTTCGAGCACATGGCCTTCAAGGGCACCGACGAGATCGGCACCAAGGACTATGGCAAGGAAGCGAAGCTGATCGAGAAGATCGATGCCCTGTTCATGCAGCTCTACGCCGAGCGCGCCAAGGGCATGGCCACGAACCCGGAGCGCGTCAAGCAGCTCGAGCAGGAGATCCAGTCGCTCCAGCAGCAGGCGGATCAGTACATCGAGTCCAACGAGTTCAGCCAGATCATCGATCAGGCGGGAGGCGTGGGGCTCAACGCCAGCACCGCCTCCGACGGCACCTACTATTACTACAGCCTGCCCTCGAACAAGCTGGAGCTGTGGGCCTACCTCGAGTCGGCGCGCTTCACCAAGCCCGTGTTCCGCGAGTACTACAAGGAGCGGGACGTGGTCATCGAGGAACGCAACATGCGGGTGGATTCGCAGCCCTTCGGCCAGTTCATCGAGGAGATGGTGGGCGTCGCGTATCGGGCCCACCCCTACAAGAACCTAGGCATCGGCCACCGGTCCGACCTGGACAACCTGCGGCTCGATGCGGCGGAGTGGTTCTTCGACACCTATTACACGCCGCAGAACGTCGTCATCGCCCTGGTGGGTGATGTGGATCCGGCAGAGGTGCAGAAGCTGGCGGAGAAGTACTTCGCCAGCATCCCCCGCCGTGGCGACCCGCCGCCAGTGCACACCGCCGAACCGGAGCAGAACGGTGAGCGCCGCTTCGTGCTCCAGGGGGATACCCAGCCGATCTTCGCCATCGGCTTCCACCGCCCGAGCACGACCTCCCCGGACGATCCAGCCATCGCCGTGCTCTGCCGCGTCCTGGGCCAGGGACGCACGTCGCGCCTCTACGCGCGCATGGTGAAGAAGGAGAAAACCGCGCTCTTCGCCGGCGCTTTCCCGGAGTTCCCGGGCAACAAGTACCCCAGCTTGGTGATCATCTTCGCCATCCCGAACTCCGGGCACACACCGGACGAGATCGAGAAGACCTGCTGGGAAGAGGTCCAACGCCTGCAGAACGACCTGGTGGATCCGGACGAGCTCGCCCGCGTCAAGACCGAGGTGCGTGCCGAGTTCATCCGCGGCATCGAGGACAACTCGGGCCTGGCGGCACAGCTGGCCGCCTACGAGACGCTGCGCGGCAGCTGGAAGGATCTCTTCGCCGAGGTCGGCCGCATCGAAGCGGTGACGCGGGAGGACGTGCAGGCGATGGCGCGCAAGTACATGCAGCGCAAGAACGCCACCATCGGCTCCATGGTCACCGAGGAGCGGCGGGCGCAGAGTGGCGAAAGCAAGGGGCAGTGACATGACGAGGAGAGCAGCGCACATGAATACCAGACGATTCTTCCTGGCAGCGCTCGCGGGGCTCCTGCTCCTGCCAGGCCTCGCCGCCGCCAAGAAGTGGGAGAAGATCAAGTCCCCCACGCTCCACCCCATCCAGCCGCCGGCGGTGCAACGGCAGGCGCTGGACAATGGCATCCAGCTCTTCGTGCTGGAGGACCACGATCTGCCCCTCTTCCGCATGACCCTGGTGCTCCGCGCCGGCGAGGCCTACGCCCCGGCGGAGCAGCGCGGCCTTCCGGGTATCACCGCCGAGGTGCTGCGTTCCGGCGGCACGAAATCCCTCGCCGGTGACGCCCTGGACGAGTGGCTCGAGAGCCGTGGCGCCTCCATCGAGACCTCCACCGGGAATCTCACCACGGAGATCAGCGTCAACGCCCTGGTGGAGGACAGCGAGCGCGTCCTCGAGATCGTCCGTGATCTGCTTCTCGAACCGGCTTATCCCGAGGACAAGCTGCAGCTGGCGCTGACGCAGGCCCGTTCCGGCATCGCGCGGCGCAACGACGACCCCAGCTCGATCGCAGACCGCGAGTTCCAGAAGATCCTCTGGGGCGCCGACCACCCGTTCGCGGCACAAATGGAGTACGAACACCTGGCGCGCATCGGCCGCGACGACCTGCTCGCCTTCCACAAGAAGTGGTACCACCCGGGCGATGCGTCCTTGGCCCTCTGGGGCGACTTCAACAAGGACGAGATCGTCGCCACCGTGCAGCGCCTGCTCGGGGCTTGGCCCAAGGTCACAGTGCAGCAACCTCCCATTCCGGCGACCCCGGAGGTGCACGCCTCGGTGAATCTGGTGGCCAAGGAGAGCGTCACTCAGTCCAACATCCGCCTCGGTCACAAGGGCATCAAGGCGGACAACCCAGACTACTATCCGCTGCTGGTGATGAACGAGCTCCTGGGCGGCGGCCTCGGTTCGCGCCTCTTCAACGAGGTGCGCTCCCGACAGGGTCTGGCCTATCGCGTCGGCAGCCAACTCGGCGCCGAGCTCGCTTACCCCGGCATGTTCCGCGTCGTCTGTGGCACCAAGTCGGAGACCACGGTGAAAGCCGCCCGCGCCTGCATCGAGGAAGTGAAGCGGATGAAGAACACGCCGGTCACCGACGCCGAGCTGAAGCGCGCCAAGGACGGCTTGCTCAACTCCTACGTCTTCAACTTCGCCGACAAGGGGGGCATCGTCACCCGGCAGATGAACTACGCCCGTTGGGGCTATCCGCCGGACTTCCTCGAACGCTTCCCCCAGGAAGTGGCGAAGGTCACGGTCGCCGACGTGCAACGGGTCGCCAACAGCTTCCTGCAGCCGGAGAACTTCGCCCTGCTGGTGGTGGGCAAGCCCGCCGACTTCGACGAAGCCCTCGATGGCCTGGGCAAGGTGAACACGATCGACATCACCATCCCGGAGCCCAAGGTGGCCGCCTTCCCCGCCGCCACGCCGGCGACGCTGCAGAAAGGCAAAGAGGTGCTGGCCCAGGCCGCCAAAGCCACGGGCGGTGTCGAGCTGCTGGCCAAGGTCAACAACCTGACCGAGTCCCAAGACCTGCAGCTCAGCGTCATGGGCAACAAGATGCAGGCGAAGTCGAACCGCTTCGTCCAGTACCCCGGCAACGTGCGCCTCGAGATCGAGGTCATGGGACAGACGATGGTGCAGGTCTACAACCGCGAGCAGAAGGCCGGTTTCCGCAAGGGCATGGGGCAGACGAAGACGCTGGACGAAGCGGAGATGCAGGATTTCGAGGACAATCTGGCGCGGGAGCTCGTGGCTTTCCTGCGCGACTACGAGAGCTACAAGCCCCAGTACCTGGAGGACAGCGAGGTGCAGGGGGCGGCGACCGAGGTGATTCTGCTCACCCCGCCACGGGGCGGCAAGCAGTTCAAGGCCTACGTAAACAAGAGCACCCATCTCGTCGTGAAGTTGGACTACCGCAGCAAGAGCTTCCAGGGCAACCCGGTGGAGGCGCAGATGTTCCTGAGCGAGTACAAGGCCGTGGGCGGGATCAAGCTACCGCAAAAGACGGTGATCCTGCAGGACGGCCAGCCGTTCCTGGAAGCGGCGACCTCGAAGGTCTCCATCACCGAGCCGATCCCGGCGGAGAAGTTCGCCAAGGTCGAGAGCTGAGAGCGAAGCACCTGCGGTGTCGATGCGGGGTGGAGGCCGTGGCGCCTCCACCCCTTTTTCTTGCGCGCGCCGCAGGAGATCAGACCTTCTCCCCCGCCATTCTCATGAGGAGCTTCCAGAGATCGGGAGGCACCGGCAGCACCGAGAGCCGGGGTTGGCGCACCAGCGGGAAGTCTTGGAAACGAGGGTCTGCTTTCACCGCGGCGAGCGACACGGGACTCGCCAGGCGTTTCACCGGCTCGAGGGCGAAGACAACGAGACGCGCGTTCGCCGGATCGGGCGAGGGATCGGAAACGACCCGCGCCAGACCGACGACGGCTTTCTCGTCGCCGGTGTGGTAGACGAGCGCGGCGTCGCCCTTGCGGACTTCGCGCATGTTCTTGAGCGCTACCGGGTTGGAGACGCCGTCCCAGACCGCACGCCGCTCGCGCTCGAGGTCGGCGAAGCCGTAGGCGCCAGGATCGGCCTTGAGCAACCAGTACCGCACGGTCCTCCTCGTGGGGCGGCCGAGCGCCGAGCGACGCCGGCCAGGCACGAGTATGGCAGAGCTAGGTCGTTGCCGGAATCGGCCGGAACCGGAGGAGCCATTTCCGGGTAATCATCCTTCCAGATGGACCCTTGAGGCCCGTCCCGGTCCAGGCGACCGGCGTCCACCAGGAGGAATCCCCATGAGCCGTGCACGTCGCTGGTTGGGCCTCGGAGCGGTCGGCGCCTTGAGCGCCCTTCTCGCCCTGGGCGCCAGCACAGTCTTTTGGTCGCGCTCCACGAGCGGAGTCCATGCCGATCCGGCCCCCACCGCGAGCCGGACGCAGGAGGCCCTCGACGCGGCGCAGAACTTGTCCCTCGCCTTCGAACAAGTCGCCTCGACGATTCGCCCCTCCGTGGTGAGCATCAACTCGACGAAGCGGGTGCACAACCGCCAGGGTCAGATGGGCGACATGCCCTTCCGCGAGTTCTTCGGCGACGATTGGTACCAGCGCTTCTTCGGCCCCGGGCGGGACTTCGAGGCCCGCGGCCTCGGCACCGGCGTCATCATCGGCTCGGACGGCACCATCCTCACCAACAACCACGTGGTGGATGGCGCCGACGAGGTGACGGTGCAGCTCGCCGACGAAACCAAGTTCACCGCCAAGGTCGTCGGCACCGATCCGAAGACGGACCTGGCAGTGCTGCGGATCGATGCCAAGAACCTGCAACCCGCCAAGCTCGGCGATTCGGAAGCGCTCAAGATCGGCGAGTGGGTGCTGGCGGCGGGCAATCCTTTCGGCCTGACCGCCTCCATCAGCGCCGGCATCGTCAGCGCCAAGGGGCGGAACGACGTGGGCGTCGCCGACTACACCGACTTCATCCAGACCGACGCGGCGATCAACCCCGGCAACAGCGGCGGTCCCCTGGTGAACCTGCGCGGTGAGGTGGTGGGCATCAATACCGCCATCTACACCCAAACCGGCGGTTACATGGGCATCGGTTTCGCCATCCCCATGAACATGGCGAAGACGATCATGACCAGCCTCATCCAGGAAGGCCGCGTGGTTCGCGGCTGGCTGGGCGTGCAGATCCAGAACCTCGACGAGGACCTGGCCAAGTCCTTCCGCTACGAAGGCACGGACGGGGTCCTGGTGAGCCAGGTGATGCCTCGGACTCCGGCGTCGCAAGCCGGCATGCAAGACGAGGACATCATCACCCGCTTCGGCGGCAAGAAGGTCGGCAACGTGACCGAGCTGCGCACCTTGGTGGCGGCGACGCGCCCCGGCACCAGCGCCGAGGTCGAGGTGTGGCGGGACGGCCGCAACAAGACGCTGCGCGTCAAGGTGGACGAACAGGAGAGCGCCGAGAGCGAGCGCCCGCACGCCGAGCCGGCGTCCCTGGATCTCGGACTCTCCGTCCGCACGCTCACCCCGGAGCGGGCGCGCCGCGCGGGTCTGGAAGAGGAGACCGACGGCGTCCTGGTCACCGAGGTGGAACCGCTGAGCGCGGCGAGCAAGGCGGGCCTGCGCGAGGGTGACATCATCCTGTCCGTGCAGGGCAAGCAGGTGGCGACGGTGGAAGCCTTCGACGCTGCCATCGCCAAGGCGGACCTCGACAGCGGGGCCCGGCTCGCGGTGCGCCGCGGCAACGGCAAGCAGATCCTCGTGCTCAAGTCGGAGCGCAACGCTCCACGCGGCTGAGCCGGTGCCGCCAGGCTCGCCGGTCGCAGTGCTCCTGGACCGGCGAGCGGCGGTGCAGGCTCCAGGAGCTCGTTGCACTCCCCGCGAGGCCGTCAGACCCCCCTGGCGGCCTCGCGTCTCTTTCCCCCGAGCGCCTCTCGAACATGCCCTTGCTAGACTCGCGGCCAGGAGCCTCGGCCTCGGGGGGGCGAACCCCAGCCCCCCTCGGTGCGTCTCCTGGTCAGAGCGGGCGCCGGACGGCGCTCGGCGCGGACGGGGCGGTTCTCCGGGGGCGCAAGGTGGCCGGATGGATCTGACGACGCTCCTCCAGCGCTGCCGGGACGGCGACGAACTCGCCTGGGAAGCGCTGGTGCGGCAACACCAGTCCCGCGTTTACGCCCTGGCGCTCCACTACGTGGGCAACGCCGAGGAGGCGCGCGACGTGGCGCAGGAGATCTTCATCCGCATCTACCGGAACCTGGGGCGCTGCGACGACGCCGCGCACTTCCTGCCCTGGATGATCCGCATCTCCCGCAACGCCTGCATCGATCATCTGCGCCGGCGTCAGGCCCGGCCGCCGGGGCGCGACGTGCCGGCGGAGGAAGCGCCGCTGCTCGCGACCAGCGAGCCGGCGCCGGACGAGGCCTGGCACGCCAAGAGCCGGCGTCGCCTGCTGCACCTGGCGCTGCAGGCACTGGGCGAGCTCAGCCGCGAGGTCCTCCTGTTGCGCGAAATCCAGGGCCTCTCGGTGGAAGAGACTGCGCGCCTCCTCAACGTCCCGGAGGGGACCGTGAAGTCGCGGGCGAATCGAGCCCGCGTGGAGCTGGCGCGGAAGGTGTTGGCGCTCTCCGGCGGCCAGTACGGCCGCGACGGGGCGCAGTGAAGGTGAGGTTGTGAGCATGGATTGCGCTCACTTCGAACAGCGGTTGGAGGCGCTACTCGCCGGTGCGCTCGACCCCCCGGAGCGCGCTCTGCTGGAGCAGCACCGTGCGGGCTGCGAACGATGCGACCGCCTGTGGGCGTCGTTCCAGGAAGAGACCGTCCCGGGGCGCGACGCGCCGACGGACGCCTTCGTCTCCATTTTGTTGGAGCGGACCTCCGGCGCTCCGTGTGGTCGGGCGCAGGAGTCGCTGCCGGGCTGGGTGGACGGCGCGCTTTCACCGGACGACGCCGGGCTGATCGCAATGCATTTGCAGCACTGCTCGGGCTGCGCCGCCCTCGCGGCGGCTGTCGCGACGCTGCGGCTCGAGCTCCCCTCTCTGGCGGAGACCGAGCCGGGGCCCGAGTTCACCACCCAAGTACTGGCTTCGACGCAGGCGCTGCAGCGGCGACGCACGGCGGTGGGCACGCGCTGGCTCGACACCTGGCAGCACTTGCTGCAGCGCCCGCGTTTCGCTCTCGAGTTCGCCACCGCCGCCTGCTTCCTCCTCATGCTGCTCTGCGCGCTGCCCTTCTCGCCCTTCCGGCCGCTGCCACAACAGGCCCTCGCAGCCATCCGCCTGGATGGCGGCGGCCTCCTCATCGCTGCGACCTCGCGCGTGGGCCCGGCGCTGCAAAGCACCGCGCACCGCGCTTGGGCAGGAACGGCCGGCAGGATCGAGACAGCTCTCGCGGCCAAGGGTCGCGCCCTCACCGACGAGCACGGCACGACGGCCTGGGGCGTCGTGCGTGCCGACCTGTCGGAGGCGCGGGCTGGCATCGAGAGCCGCAACTTCCCGCGCTTTTCTCAAGCCCTGCACGAGCTGGGCGGGGATCTGCGCCGGCTGTGGGCGGGCAGCTCGGTGCCTGCCGCGGCGCCAGCAGGGGGATCGACGCCGGAGGATCCACGATGAAGCCCGGGAGTTGCGGCAGCGCGACCGCTCTCTCACGTCTGCACCACGGTCACGCTGTTTCGAGGAACGCGAGGCCCTACACCAGGAGGTGTTCGTCATGAACGGGATGGAGAACGAGGGCACGGGGAGCGGCCAGGAGGAACGGCGAACGGAACGCCCGACCGCGAACCAGGAGACCAAGCCGCCGGCAGGACGCTGGATTCCAACGAACGACCCGCGGCGGAAGAACGTGGCGCTGGCCACGATCATGTCGGCTTTCCCGGGGCTGGGCCACATCTATGTCGGTTACTACCAGCTCGGGTTCACCCACATCCTGATCTTCGCCTCCCTGGTCACCATCCTCTCCAAGGGTGCTGGCGGTCTCGAACCGTTGTTCGGCCTCTCCCTGGCTTTCTTCATCCTCTACAACATCGTGGACGGGGCCCGGCGTGCTTCCCTCTACAACCTGGCGCTCGATTCGGGAGGCCAGATGCCGGAGCTGGAGTTGCCACGCAACCGGGGCTCGATGGCAGGGGGCATCTTCCTCGTCGGCCTCGGCGTGCTCATCCTCCTGCACACCCGCTTCGACATGGACATGTACTGGCTCGAGGAGTGGTGGCCCCTCGGCCTCATCGGACTCGGCGCTTGGTTGGTCTACACGGGGCGGAAGAACCGGGCTCGTTCCGGAATGCCCTGAGTGTTCTTGGACGTCGGGTGGAGACGGTCGGGGGTCCAACAGGCGGCGCTGCGTTGTGCCGCCTGTTGCGTCTTGAGCTTGGAAGCGTCGCCGGCCTTGGGGCGCTCGCTCCTCGGACCGGTGACGGCAGCCGTAGAGATCAGTCCGGGGAAATCTCCCCGAGGCGGCGCACCGAGACGATCTGCGGGGCTTCGAGAACCACGCGGGCGTGTTTCTTCCAGTGGCCCACACGGGCGACCTGGCGCAGATAGTCTTCCTTGCTGCGCCCGCCCTCGCCCTCCTCGTGCACGTCCACGTCCAGGAGAACGATGCCGCCATTCTCCTGCGTGTCGCAGCGGCCGACGTACACCCGCGGTCCTTGGGTGTCCACGACCACGGTGATGCCGTGCAGCGGGCCCTTGTCGTGATGGAACGTACCCATCGTCAGCGCGCCGCGGTGGTCTTGCAATACTTGTGAAACGCCGCCACCAGGTCGTTGGCCAGGCTCATGGCATCGCGCCCCTCGATGGCGTGGCGCGGCACGAAGTGCACTACCTCGCCGTCCTTGAACAGCGCCAGGGACGGGCTGCTGGGCGGAAACTGGGCGAAGAAGCTGCGGACCCGCGCCGTCGCCTCCAGATCCTGGCCGGCGAAAACCGTAGCCACCCGGTCGGGCTTGACCTCGTTCTGCAACGCCAGCCGCACTCCCGGCCGTGCTTGACCGGCGGCGCAGCCGCAGACGGAGTTGACCACCAGCAAGGTGGTGCCGCTCTTCTCGTTCATGAACGCGTCCACGTCTTGCGACGTGCGCAACTCGCGCACGCCGATGCGCGTCAGCTCCTCACGCATGGGTTGCACGAGAACCGGATCGTAGGGCATTAGGGGACCTCCTCCACCTTCCTGTCGGTCCGGCCCGCCCCCGAGGGGCCGGCTCCGGAACCACCATCGATTCCTATCAAGTTTCCACAGGCGACTATAGGGTGGACGGCCGGCCGAGGCAAGGGCGCCGGGCGGCTCGGGCAAGCCTCCGTAGTTCCACGGAGACGAGCGAAATCCTGCACCAGCAGTGGGAATGGCCTCCAGACGGCTTCCTTGACCGTCCCTCGCCCCACTGGTAAAATTCCCATGCCAAGTTTGACAGTTGCCCGGCGCCTCACCGCCCACCGCGGCGTGTCCGGGTCTTTCTCCGCTCTAAAAGGGCATCCCTCGGGTCGCTGGGAGGGCTCGACCCCTGCGGTACTCGCCATTCCACCCATCGTCACACGTCGTTAGGGGGTTCCAACATGCTGCAGAGATACACTCGTGTCTCTTGCGCCTGCGTCGGGATGGTCCTTTTGCTCGCCAGTGTCGCCGCGGCCCGTCCCACCGGCCAGCGTCACCAGGTGGCTGATCCGACTCCCTACGTGGACATCCTCGGGGACATCGAGGGTACCGAGCCTGCACCTTCCAAAGCGCTGTCGGACACAGTGTGGATCGCCGACTGGGACTTCGAAGGCGGCTTCCCCTGCGTCGACGCCGGCTGGACCCGAGTCGACAACCATATTCTCAACGATGGCATCCATTACTGGACCGTGAACAGCGCCTTCACCGGCGTCGGCGGAATCACTGGCAACGCCGCGGGGCTCGGCTATGTGAACAACCTCTGTTGTGCCGAACCGGCGGGCTACGACAACGACTGGTATCAGGCCATCCGCATCACTTATTCCGGCTCTGGCTTCGTGTCCTTCAACTATCTCCTGGATTCGGAGGGCGGCTTCGACTTCCTGCAGGTCGAGACCGATTCTCTCTGTGGTTCCTTCAGCCGCGTCAACTTCGCTACCGATCCGAGCGCCAACGCAGCCGCCTACCGCACCGTCCAGCACTCCGCCTCGGGCTACGACACCGGCGGCGTCGTGGACTCGGTGACGGTGCCGAGCTACGGCCCCGGCACCCACTGCGTCTACCTGGCCTTCTTCTCCGACGGCGGCTACTCACCCTGCGATGGCTTGCAGCCCTCTTCTCTGGGCAGGGCCTTGGTGGTGGACAACATCACCCTCGTCGGGGTCACGAACCCGGTGACCGAAGGTTTCGAGGGCACGCTGAACCCCCGCGTTTCCTTCCTCAATATCCAGGACAGCAAGCCCTTCGGCCAGTGGGCCCGGATCTTCCAGCACGTCACCGACAACGACTTCTGCACCGAGAACAAGTCCTGCGCCTGGCTATGGACGGATCACATCACCCCCACCCTGGCCAACGATCCGAGCATGGCCTTCGCGCCTGATGGCTATGTCATCCGCAACTGGCTCGACAACACCATCGTCAGCCCATGGGTGAGCCTGGCCTCGACGCCGACGGCGACGGGCACGGTGCTGCGCTTCCGTCGCTTCCCCGGCAACTTCTTCTCCCAGAGCCGCATCGTGCAGAACTGGTCGGTCCGGGCCCAGAGCACCGTGAGCGGGCAGAACTGCATCAGCGGCTGGGGCCACGCTTCGCAGTGGAACTCCCTCTCCTTCTTCGGTTGGGTCACGCTCAACTTCGACATGACTCCGGAGTTCCCGCCCAACGCGCAAAGCATCCAAGTGCGGCACCGCACCTCCGATTGGCAGTGGCTCGTGGGCGTGCCGCCACCGGCGACTTTCGTCCCCGGCCCGGGGCCGTACATCGACAACACCCGCATCGGCCGCCGGATTCTGGGCGGACCGGTGATCAACGAAGGCATCGACGCGCGCTCGCAGGCGCAGGACTGCTTCCCCACCGAGCCGCACCCTGATGTCACCCCGGGCACGGGAGAGCACTTCCGTCCCAGCACGGACCGCTTCGGGACGGCGGCCTTCTCCATCGGCACAGAGTTGGGGATCAACAACACCAGCCCGAACCTCATCACCGGGGACTCGGTGAGCGTCGAGGTGACGGATGCACGCAACGCCGGGGGCATCACCAGCGTGCAGTGGTATGGCGCCATCACCAGCGGCCCGCACGCGGGCAAGGCGCCGGCGCCGTGGACCGTCGGCCCCAACGGCTTCTTCTCCGTGACCGTGGACACGGTGCGCAGCAGCAATGGCGCCGCCCTCGACGGCTTCTTCTTCGTCGATCTCGACGACACCTACTTCCGCGGCGGCGACCAGCTCCACTACCTCTGGCTGGCCCAGGACGCCCTCGGCGGCGTGAGCTCGGATCCCGCCGGCCTGACCAGCGTGCCGGCGTCGGTGGCGGAGGCCAACCAGGCCACCGGCGGCATGCTCGAGGTCAGCTTCCTCCCGGCCATCAACTGGTCGCAGTCCTACCTGAACCGCATCGCCGCCGATCCGCACGGCGACCTCGACCCGACGCCGGCGGAACTGACGGCCTCGACGCAACGAAACTGCATCCTGTACGCCCAGATGGTGAACTCACGCCGCCGGGGCGGCGTGGTGAACCGCACCTCTTTCATGTACAACCTCGACCGCCTGGGCTATCAGGGTCACTACGACGTCTATGACCACACCGGGCTCGGGAACACCAACAACCAGCTCGGCGGGCGGGGGCGGGTCCAGCAAGCGCAGGGCTATAACCTCATCGTCTACGACCTGGGCAACTCCGGCCCGACCGGATGGCTCATGCCCGATGGCAGCGACTTGGATGCGCAGAAGGTGGACCAGGCGGGCTGGTTCCGCAGCTGGCTGAACCAGGTCCCCGCCAGCACCGCCGGCTTCGGCACCCTCTGGGTGCTGGGCGCGAACGCCCTGGAGGAGCGGCCGACCGCCCCGCTCTACGCCACCGACATGGCGGTGGTCATGAACGCCACGGCGCAGAACGCCGATCCCTACCCGCTGGTACGGGGGCAGGCGTCCTTCACCAACTCCGAGGGTTGCGTCACGGCTTTCACCGGCGACGAGTGGCGCCTCGATGGCGGCTGCCCGGTCTCCCGCGACTACGACGCGCTGGGCGTGTCGGGCACCGGTGTGGTGACGCACTCCTACCGCGATCCGCGCACGGGGCAGGCGGTCAATGCAGGCGCCATCGTCATGCGCGCCAATGCGGCCCAATCGTGGAACACGATCCTGCAATCCCATCCGTGGTTCGATTTCGCGCGTAAACCCGGCAATCCGCCCACGGGAACGTCGCCCGAGCAGGTGCTGCTGCAGAAGGTCCTCAACTGCGCCCTGCCGCCGGCGTGCCTGCAGTCGCCGAGCACGACCGATGTGCCCGGGTCGGACGAGATCGCCGTGCCGCGGCAGACGGCGCTGCACCAGAACGTGCCGAACCCGTTCAACCCCACCACCACGATCCGGTTCGATCTGGCCGCCGACGGCCCGGTGGCGCTGCGCATCTACGACGTCGCCGGCCGCCTGGTGCGCACCCTGATCAACGGGCCCGGGAAGGCCGGGGGCAATCAGGCGGTCACCTGGGACGGCCTGAACGAGAGCGGCGAACGGGTCTCGAGCGGCATCTACTTCTA
Proteins encoded in this window:
- a CDS encoding FlgD immunoglobulin-like domain containing protein, whose amino-acid sequence is MLQRYTRVSCACVGMVLLLASVAAARPTGQRHQVADPTPYVDILGDIEGTEPAPSKALSDTVWIADWDFEGGFPCVDAGWTRVDNHILNDGIHYWTVNSAFTGVGGITGNAAGLGYVNNLCCAEPAGYDNDWYQAIRITYSGSGFVSFNYLLDSEGGFDFLQVETDSLCGSFSRVNFATDPSANAAAYRTVQHSASGYDTGGVVDSVTVPSYGPGTHCVYLAFFSDGGYSPCDGLQPSSLGRALVVDNITLVGVTNPVTEGFEGTLNPRVSFLNIQDSKPFGQWARIFQHVTDNDFCTENKSCAWLWTDHITPTLANDPSMAFAPDGYVIRNWLDNTIVSPWVSLASTPTATGTVLRFRRFPGNFFSQSRIVQNWSVRAQSTVSGQNCISGWGHASQWNSLSFFGWVTLNFDMTPEFPPNAQSIQVRHRTSDWQWLVGVPPPATFVPGPGPYIDNTRIGRRILGGPVINEGIDARSQAQDCFPTEPHPDVTPGTGEHFRPSTDRFGTAAFSIGTELGINNTSPNLITGDSVSVEVTDARNAGGITSVQWYGAITSGPHAGKAPAPWTVGPNGFFSVTVDTVRSSNGAALDGFFFVDLDDTYFRGGDQLHYLWLAQDALGGVSSDPAGLTSVPASVAEANQATGGMLEVSFLPAINWSQSYLNRIAADPHGDLDPTPAELTASTQRNCILYAQMVNSRRRGGVVNRTSFMYNLDRLGYQGHYDVYDHTGLGNTNNQLGGRGRVQQAQGYNLIVYDLGNSGPTGWLMPDGSDLDAQKVDQAGWFRSWLNQVPASTAGFGTLWVLGANALEERPTAPLYATDMAVVMNATAQNADPYPLVRGQASFTNSEGCVTAFTGDEWRLDGGCPVSRDYDALGVSGTGVVTHSYRDPRTGQAVNAGAIVMRANAAQSWNTILQSHPWFDFARKPGNPPTGTSPEQVLLQKVLNCALPPACLQSPSTTDVPGSDEIAVPRQTALHQNVPNPFNPTTTIRFDLAADGPVALRIYDVAGRLVRTLINGPGKAGGNQAVTWDGLNESGERVSSGIYFYRLEAGSQSFNRKMVVMK